A part of Candidatus Deferrimicrobium borealis genomic DNA contains:
- a CDS encoding dTDP-4-dehydrorhamnose 3,5-epimerase family protein — MIDGVMVKQLRVLPDERGRLMEILREDDEIYMRFGQVYLTTGYPGVVKAWHYHKIQFDHFCVVKGMMKVVLYDSRDGSPTKGEVNEFFLGEHRPIVLRIPPLVYHGFKTISGEEALLINVCTQTYKYDAPDEFRLPPHDNDIPYDWARKDG, encoded by the coding sequence ATGATCGACGGCGTGATGGTGAAGCAGCTCAGAGTGCTCCCGGATGAGCGCGGGCGGCTGATGGAGATCCTGCGCGAGGACGACGAGATCTACATGCGGTTCGGCCAGGTGTACCTGACCACCGGGTACCCGGGCGTCGTCAAGGCGTGGCACTACCACAAGATCCAGTTCGACCACTTCTGCGTGGTCAAGGGGATGATGAAGGTGGTGCTCTACGATTCGCGGGACGGCTCCCCGACGAAGGGGGAGGTGAACGAATTCTTCCTCGGCGAGCACCGGCCGATCGTCCTGCGGATCCCGCCGCTCGTCTACCACGGCTTCAAGACGATCAGCGGGGAAGAGGCGTTGCTGATCAACGTCTGCACGCAGACGTACAAGTACGACGCGCCGGACGAGTTCCGTCTCCCGCCGCACGACAACGACATCCCCTACGATTGGGCGAGGAAGGACGGGTGA
- a CDS encoding SDR family oxidoreductase produces MKYLVTGGAGFIGSNLTRALLASGQRVRVLDNFLTGKRENLAGLAEAHGDAFELMEGDLRDLETVRKAAAGMEFVLHQGALPSVPRSVADPILSNGINVTGTVHLLVAARDAGVRRVVFAASSSAYGDTPQLPKRESMTPTPKSPYAAQKLMGEYYLRIFHEIYGLETVSLRYFNVFGPRQDPQSTYAAVIPRFVTSVLRGVPPTIYGDGLQTRDFTYIDNVIQANLAACLAPKTACGKVVNIACGERVSLLDILEIVYTLAGKRVPPNFEPGRVGDVRDSLADISLARDLIGYDPKVAFRDGMKKTFDWFRSTP; encoded by the coding sequence ATGAAGTACCTGGTGACGGGCGGGGCGGGATTTATCGGGTCGAACCTGACGCGGGCGCTCCTCGCCTCCGGTCAGAGGGTGCGGGTCCTCGACAACTTTCTCACCGGAAAACGGGAAAACCTCGCCGGGCTGGCGGAGGCCCACGGCGACGCCTTCGAGCTGATGGAGGGCGACCTCCGGGACCTCGAAACGGTCCGCAAGGCGGCGGCGGGCATGGAGTTCGTTCTGCACCAGGGTGCGCTCCCTTCGGTCCCGCGCTCCGTGGCCGACCCGATCCTCTCGAACGGGATCAATGTGACGGGGACGGTGCACCTGCTCGTCGCCGCGCGCGACGCGGGCGTCCGGCGCGTGGTCTTCGCCGCGTCCTCCTCCGCCTACGGCGATACCCCCCAGCTCCCGAAGCGGGAATCGATGACCCCCACCCCGAAGTCCCCCTATGCGGCGCAGAAGCTGATGGGGGAGTATTACCTGCGCATCTTCCACGAGATCTACGGGCTCGAGACCGTCTCCCTGCGCTACTTCAACGTGTTCGGCCCGCGGCAGGACCCGCAGTCGACGTACGCCGCCGTCATCCCCCGGTTCGTCACCTCGGTGCTTCGAGGGGTCCCCCCCACGATTTACGGCGACGGCCTCCAGACGCGCGACTTCACCTACATCGACAACGTGATCCAGGCCAACCTGGCCGCCTGCCTCGCCCCGAAGACCGCGTGCGGAAAGGTCGTCAATATCGCCTGCGGGGAACGGGTGTCGCTCCTCGACATCCTCGAGATCGTCTATACGCTGGCGGGGAAGCGCGTACCGCCGAACTTCGAGCCGGGCCGCGTCGGGGACGTGCGCGACTCGCTGGCCGACATCTCCCTCGCCCGGGACCTCATCGGCTACGACCCGAAGGTGGCGTTCCGCGACGGCATGAAAAAAACCTTCGACTGGTTCCGGTCGACCCCATAA
- the rfbD gene encoding dTDP-4-dehydrorhamnose reductase — protein MRLLITGGLGLLGREIARVFDGSAGIRTTDREEWDVTDPAACRREVDGFRPDVVVHCAAWTAVDRAESEQEMARILNVEGTRNVARACRERGALMVTFGTDYIFDGASSRPYREEDPANPLSVYGKTKWAAEQALREEGGDHLLVRTQWMFGPAGRNFIRTILEKARRGETLRVASDQVGCPTFSRDLAVAVRTLLGARARGTVHFSSEGETSWFGLARYVLERCGLPAALLSPARTRDLPYPAPRPAYGVLSKEKYRAVTGASPRPWEEAVGEYLEMIDSEGGTR, from the coding sequence GTGAGGCTGCTGATCACCGGAGGGCTCGGCCTGCTCGGGAGGGAGATCGCGCGGGTCTTCGACGGTTCCGCCGGGATCCGTACGACCGACCGGGAAGAGTGGGACGTGACGGACCCCGCGGCGTGCCGGCGGGAGGTCGACGGGTTCCGCCCGGACGTGGTGGTCCATTGCGCGGCCTGGACGGCCGTGGACCGCGCGGAGAGCGAACAGGAGATGGCGCGCATCCTCAATGTCGAGGGGACGCGCAACGTCGCCCGCGCCTGCCGGGAGCGCGGCGCGTTGATGGTCACGTTCGGCACCGACTACATCTTCGACGGGGCTTCCTCGCGCCCGTATCGGGAAGAGGATCCGGCGAACCCCCTCTCCGTGTACGGAAAGACGAAGTGGGCGGCCGAGCAGGCGCTTCGGGAGGAGGGGGGCGACCACCTGCTGGTGCGCACCCAGTGGATGTTCGGCCCCGCGGGGAGGAATTTCATCCGCACGATCCTCGAGAAGGCGCGGCGGGGGGAAACGCTTCGCGTCGCGTCCGACCAGGTCGGGTGCCCGACGTTTTCGAGGGATTTGGCCGTCGCCGTCCGCACCCTGCTCGGCGCGCGCGCGCGCGGGACGGTTCACTTCTCGAGCGAAGGGGAGACGAGCTGGTTCGGCCTCGCCCGGTACGTTCTGGAGCGATGCGGGTTGCCCGCCGCCCTGCTGTCCCCGGCGCGAACACGGGACCTGCCGTACCCTGCGCCGAGGCCGGCGTACGGCGTGTTGAGCAAGGAGAAATACCGCGCGGTCACCGGGGCCTCCCCGAGGCCGTGGGAGGAAGCGGTGGGGGAGTACCTTGAAATGATCGATTCGGAGGGGGGCACGCGCTGA
- a CDS encoding electron transfer flavoprotein subunit alpha/FixB family protein has protein sequence MADILVVVEHQEGVFKKNTLSAVSAAKALAVLTGGEVDALVLGDGVAAVAGAVAGTGVRKVLLGEGAAFGKYLAATYAGAVAQVVKAGGYGAVFAPASTFGKDFMPRLSGLLDAPLASDIVGLEKDGDALRVKRPMYAGNAIGTVELAGTPLLITVRQTAFDPAATGGEKAPVEKVAVTAEAGGTAFVSRQETKSERPELTEARTIVSAGRGIKAQENFKLVEELADQLNAAIGASRASVDAGWAPNDWQVGQTGKIVAPELYIALGISGAIQHLAGMKDSKVIVAINKDEEAPIFQVADYGLVADLFKAVPELIAELKKLKSA, from the coding sequence TTGGCGGACATACTGGTCGTCGTCGAGCATCAGGAAGGGGTCTTCAAGAAGAACACGCTGTCGGCCGTGTCCGCGGCGAAGGCCCTGGCGGTGCTGACCGGAGGCGAGGTGGACGCGCTCGTCCTGGGCGACGGCGTCGCCGCGGTGGCCGGGGCGGTGGCCGGCACGGGCGTGCGGAAGGTCCTTCTGGGCGAAGGTGCGGCGTTCGGGAAGTACCTCGCGGCGACGTACGCGGGCGCGGTGGCGCAGGTGGTGAAGGCGGGGGGGTACGGCGCGGTGTTCGCCCCGGCCTCCACGTTCGGGAAGGATTTCATGCCGCGGCTGTCCGGGCTGCTCGACGCCCCCCTGGCGAGCGACATCGTCGGGCTCGAGAAGGACGGGGACGCGCTGCGGGTGAAGCGCCCGATGTACGCGGGGAACGCGATCGGGACGGTGGAACTGGCCGGCACTCCGCTCCTGATCACGGTGCGGCAGACGGCGTTCGACCCCGCGGCGACGGGTGGAGAAAAAGCCCCCGTGGAGAAGGTGGCGGTCACGGCGGAGGCGGGGGGGACGGCGTTCGTCTCCCGTCAGGAGACGAAATCGGAGCGGCCGGAGCTGACCGAGGCGCGGACGATCGTCTCCGCGGGGCGCGGCATCAAGGCGCAGGAGAACTTCAAGCTGGTGGAGGAGCTTGCGGACCAGCTGAACGCGGCGATCGGCGCGTCGCGCGCGTCGGTGGACGCGGGGTGGGCCCCCAACGACTGGCAGGTCGGGCAGACCGGCAAGATCGTCGCGCCGGAGCTCTACATCGCGCTGGGGATCAGCGGGGCGATCCAGCACCTGGCGGGGATGAAGGACAGCAAGGTGATCGTGGCGATCAACAAGGACGAGGAGGCCCCCATCTTCCAGGTGGCGGATTACGGACTGGTGGCCGACCTCTTCAAGGCGGTGCCGGAACTCATCGCGGAGCTGAAGAAACTGAAATCGGCCTGA
- the rfbB gene encoding dTDP-glucose 4,6-dehydratase, with the protein MRILVAGGAGFIGSNFIRYILGAHGGWSVVNVDKLTYAGNLANLEDMVGEPRYRFHRADICDAAGIARIFAEEKPEAVVNFAAETHVDRSIDDPALFLRTNILGTQVLLDAARKAKVARYLQISTDEVYGSLGTTGHFSEESPLKPNSPYAASKTSADLLVRAYGKTFGLPALVTRCSNNYGPYQFPEKLIPFFVTLLHEGKPVPVYGDGMNVRDWIHVEDHSRAVDAVLQRGRPGEIYNVGGGNERTNIEITKLLIAAMGKDERAMKFVPDRPGHDRRYAIDDAKIRAELGVVPRVAFEEGLRATVRWYLDNEPWWRAVQSGEYQSFYDRWYVRKDRA; encoded by the coding sequence ATGCGGATTCTCGTCGCGGGGGGAGCCGGTTTCATCGGCTCGAACTTCATCCGGTACATCCTCGGGGCCCACGGCGGTTGGTCCGTCGTGAACGTGGACAAGCTGACCTACGCGGGGAACCTCGCGAACCTGGAGGACATGGTGGGGGAGCCGCGGTACCGCTTCCATCGGGCCGACATCTGCGACGCGGCCGGGATCGCGCGGATCTTCGCCGAGGAGAAGCCCGAGGCGGTCGTGAATTTCGCCGCCGAGACGCACGTGGACCGCAGCATCGACGACCCCGCGCTCTTCCTGCGGACGAACATCCTCGGGACGCAGGTGCTGCTCGACGCGGCCCGCAAGGCGAAGGTTGCCCGGTACCTGCAGATCTCGACCGACGAGGTGTACGGTTCGCTGGGGACGACGGGGCACTTCTCCGAGGAGTCGCCCCTGAAGCCCAACTCTCCCTACGCCGCCAGCAAGACGTCGGCGGACCTGCTGGTGCGGGCCTACGGGAAGACGTTCGGCCTGCCGGCGCTCGTCACCCGCTGCTCGAACAATTACGGTCCGTACCAGTTTCCCGAGAAGCTCATCCCGTTCTTCGTGACGCTGCTGCACGAGGGGAAGCCGGTGCCGGTGTACGGCGACGGGATGAACGTGCGCGACTGGATCCACGTGGAGGACCATTCGCGGGCGGTGGACGCCGTGCTGCAGCGCGGGCGCCCCGGGGAGATCTACAACGTGGGCGGGGGAAACGAGCGGACGAACATCGAGATCACGAAGCTGCTGATCGCCGCGATGGGGAAGGACGAGCGGGCGATGAAGTTCGTCCCCGACCGGCCGGGTCACGACCGGCGGTACGCGATCGACGACGCGAAGATCCGGGCGGAGCTGGGCGTCGTCCCGCGGGTCGCGTTCGAGGAGGGGCTGCGCGCCACGGTGCGCTGGTACCTCGACAACGAACCGTGGTGGCGGGCGGTCCAGTCCGGCGAGTACCAGTCGTTCTACGACCGCTGGTACGTCCGCAAGGACCGCGCCTGA
- a CDS encoding UDP-glucose/GDP-mannose dehydrogenase family protein produces MNVAIVGTGYVGLVTGVCLAERGNAVHCVDTNPSVVEKLNAGQVTIYEPGLDDIYQRNLKKGRISFSADLEKAVLPAEIIFLCLPTPPGEDGSADLKYILQVADDLGKIFARNPGAGYKVVVDKSTVPVGTCEKVRAAIRKSAGPAFGFNVVSNPEFLREGFAVEDFLRPERVVIGSSEDRAVVVLKDLYEPFLQTGSKVIVMDEKSAEVTKYAANAFLALKISYMNDLANFCDAVGADIDRIRDGIGSDSRIGHKFLYPGLGYGGSCLPKDVKALLKSAADAGTPLSVLQAVEDINQEQRKRFFRRIERHFGGKLEGLRFAVWGIAFKPNTDDSREAPVFHLIDGMLSAKASVVVFDPEAMAGARARYGDRIEYAESSYGALQGADVLVIATEWFEFRKPDFGLMKSLMRQPVIFDGRNIFDPRKMRERGFLYHSIGRRAHEVHGTPEPATPEPGRS; encoded by the coding sequence ATGAATGTGGCGATCGTCGGAACGGGGTACGTGGGGCTGGTGACCGGCGTGTGCCTGGCCGAGCGGGGCAACGCGGTGCACTGCGTCGACACGAATCCGTCGGTGGTGGAGAAGCTGAACGCCGGGCAGGTGACGATCTACGAGCCCGGCCTCGACGACATCTACCAGCGCAATCTGAAGAAGGGGAGGATCTCCTTTTCGGCGGATCTGGAGAAGGCGGTCCTGCCGGCCGAGATCATCTTCCTGTGCCTGCCCACGCCCCCGGGGGAAGACGGCTCCGCGGACCTGAAGTACATCCTGCAGGTGGCGGACGACCTCGGAAAGATCTTCGCGCGCAACCCGGGCGCGGGGTACAAGGTCGTGGTCGACAAATCCACCGTGCCGGTGGGGACGTGCGAGAAGGTGCGGGCGGCGATCCGGAAGAGTGCGGGCCCGGCGTTCGGGTTCAACGTCGTGTCGAACCCGGAGTTCCTGCGCGAGGGGTTCGCGGTCGAGGATTTCCTGCGGCCGGAGCGCGTGGTGATCGGGTCGAGCGAGGACCGGGCGGTCGTGGTCCTCAAGGACCTGTACGAGCCGTTCCTGCAGACCGGCAGCAAGGTGATCGTGATGGACGAAAAGAGCGCCGAGGTGACCAAATACGCCGCGAACGCCTTCCTGGCCCTCAAGATCTCCTACATGAACGACCTTGCGAATTTCTGCGACGCCGTGGGGGCGGACATCGACCGGATCCGGGACGGGATCGGCTCCGACTCGCGGATCGGGCACAAGTTCCTTTACCCGGGGCTGGGGTACGGCGGGTCGTGCCTGCCGAAGGACGTGAAGGCGCTGCTGAAAAGCGCGGCCGACGCGGGGACGCCGCTCTCGGTCCTCCAGGCGGTGGAGGATATCAACCAGGAGCAGCGGAAGCGGTTCTTCAGGAGGATCGAGCGGCATTTCGGCGGCAAGCTCGAGGGGCTTCGGTTCGCCGTCTGGGGGATCGCGTTCAAGCCGAACACGGACGACTCGCGGGAGGCGCCGGTCTTCCACCTGATCGACGGGATGCTGAGCGCAAAGGCGTCGGTGGTGGTCTTCGACCCGGAGGCGATGGCGGGGGCGCGGGCGCGGTACGGGGACCGGATCGAATACGCGGAGTCGTCGTACGGCGCGCTGCAGGGGGCGGATGTCCTGGTGATCGCCACGGAGTGGTTCGAGTTCCGCAAGCCCGATTTCGGGCTGATGAAGTCCCTGATGCGGCAGCCGGTCATCTTCGACGGGCGCAACATCTTCGACCCGCGGAAGATGCGGGAGCGCGGCTTCCTCTACCACTCGATCGGCCGCAGGGCCCACGAGGTCCACGGGACCCCGGAACCGGCGACCCCGGAACCGGGACGTTCCTAG
- a CDS encoding nucleotide sugar dehydrogenase — protein sequence MTRTRKEKDLLSRIKAKNFTAAIVGLGYVGLPLAMEYADAGIPVIGIDIDGSKVRALRAGKSYVGDVPSESVKKAVAAGLFSATTDYSAVGMADTVNICVPTPLRKTKDPDLSYIVGAMEHLLEYLHKDMLIVLESTTYPGTTQEVLGPMVEGKGFKVGKDIFLAFSPERVDPGNVKFTTKNIPKVVGGVTPACTKMAVALYSGVLENVHPVSTAAVAEMVKLLENTFRSVNIGLVNEIALMSNRMGIDVWEVIDAAGTKPFGFMPFYPGPGIGGHCIPLDPFYLSWKAKQFGFESRFIELAGVVNGQMPHYTVEKVAEALNRSRKSVNGAKVLVLGVAYKKDISDVRESPALDILQLLAKMGAHLSYCDPYVPQVREAGMSLAASPFSAATLRKADCVVIVTNHAAFDYKMVAREAKMIVDTRNALKGHNGRKIVKL from the coding sequence ATGACCCGCACCCGGAAAGAGAAGGATCTGCTGTCCCGCATCAAGGCGAAGAACTTCACCGCGGCGATCGTCGGCTTGGGGTATGTCGGGCTTCCGCTGGCGATGGAGTACGCCGACGCGGGGATCCCGGTCATCGGCATCGACATCGACGGGTCCAAGGTTCGCGCGCTGCGGGCCGGGAAGTCGTACGTCGGGGACGTCCCGTCCGAGTCGGTGAAAAAGGCCGTCGCCGCGGGACTGTTCTCGGCGACCACCGACTACTCCGCGGTCGGGATGGCGGACACGGTCAACATCTGCGTCCCCACCCCGCTGCGCAAGACGAAGGATCCGGACCTCTCCTACATCGTCGGCGCGATGGAGCACCTGCTGGAGTATCTCCACAAGGACATGCTCATCGTTCTCGAGAGCACGACGTACCCCGGAACGACGCAGGAGGTCCTCGGGCCGATGGTGGAGGGGAAGGGGTTCAAGGTGGGGAAGGACATCTTCCTCGCCTTCTCGCCCGAGCGGGTCGATCCCGGGAACGTGAAGTTCACGACGAAGAACATCCCGAAAGTGGTGGGCGGCGTGACGCCCGCGTGCACGAAGATGGCGGTGGCTCTCTACAGCGGCGTGCTCGAAAACGTCCACCCGGTGTCGACCGCGGCGGTGGCCGAGATGGTGAAGCTGCTCGAGAACACGTTCCGGTCGGTGAACATCGGGCTGGTGAACGAGATCGCGCTCATGTCGAACCGGATGGGGATCGACGTGTGGGAGGTGATCGACGCGGCCGGGACGAAGCCGTTCGGCTTCATGCCCTTCTACCCGGGCCCGGGGATCGGCGGGCACTGCATCCCGCTGGACCCGTTCTACCTGTCGTGGAAGGCGAAGCAGTTCGGGTTCGAGTCGCGCTTCATCGAGCTGGCGGGCGTGGTGAACGGGCAGATGCCGCACTACACGGTGGAAAAGGTGGCCGAGGCGCTCAACCGGAGCCGGAAGTCGGTCAACGGGGCGAAGGTGCTGGTGCTGGGCGTGGCGTACAAGAAGGACATCAGCGACGTGCGCGAGTCGCCGGCCCTCGACATCCTGCAGCTCCTGGCGAAAATGGGGGCGCACCTGTCGTACTGCGACCCGTACGTGCCCCAGGTGCGGGAGGCGGGTATGTCGCTCGCCGCGTCGCCGTTTTCCGCCGCGACGCTCCGGAAGGCCGACTGCGTGGTGATCGTGACGAACCACGCCGCGTTCGACTATAAAATGGTCGCCCGGGAGGCGAAGATGATCGTCGACACCCGAAACGCGCTGAAGGGGCACAACGGCCGCAAGATCGTCAAGCTCTGA